The genomic DNA AATTACATGCACATCTTGCCATGCCATCACCAATGTGAACAGCACACGAGGAAATGCAGACTACACCATCGAGGAGCCGCAACATTACCCGTTCGCCTATAGCGACAATGAACTTCTTCAGTGGGTCAACAACCAGCTGATCAAAGCGAAACCTTCATTCCACAAGAAGACCTTCCTGAAACCGTTTCATAAGTCTGCCGAATTTTGTTCAACCTGCCACAAGGTCCATTTGCCTTACGAGCTAAACCATTACAAAGCGTTTCTGCGTGGACAAAACCACTACGACAACTACCTGCTCAGCGGAGTTTCGGGACACGGGGCGCGGAGTTTCTACTATCCCCCCAAAGCAGAGGTCAACTGCAACGGCTGTCACATGCCACTGAAACCCTCGAATGATTTCGGGGCCAAGTTCTTTGCTGGTGCGAAAGAACTCAGTATTCATGACCACCTGTTTCCCTCTGCGAACACTGGAATCGCGTGGTTGCTCGATCACCCTGACACAATCAAAGCCCATCAAGAGTTCCTGCACGGGACAATGCGCGTCGACCTGTTTGGCGTCCGCGAAGATGGTGAGATCGATGGAAAACTGATCGCTCCACTGAGTCCAAGTGTCCCGGAACTTCAACCTGGAAAGACTTATCTATTCGAGACAGTCATTCGGACACTTAAGTTAGGACACCTGTTTACGCAAGGAACTGCAGACTCGAACGAGGTCTGGCTGGAAGTCACAGTCACTTCCGACGGAAAGGTCATCGGAAAAAGTGGCGGGATCGATCCGGAGAAGCAAAACGAAGTCGACCCATGGAGCCACTTCGTGAACGTCTTCATGCTCGACAAAGATGGAAACCGCATCAACCGGCGGAACCCTCAAGACATCGTCACACCACTTTATAACCACCAGATTCCACCCGGTGCGGGACAAACGGTTCACTACTCATTCGAAGTCCCGGAGAACCTTTCAGCCCCTCTCGAAGTCGAAGTCAAATTGCAGTACCGCAAATTTGATCAGGAATATATGGAAATTGTTGACAAAGCGACTCAAAAGCTCGGCCTCCCGATTCGTGGGAGCCAACCTGGCGAAGCATACGTCAACAACCTGCCAGTCACGACGCTCGCCGTTGATCGCATCACATTTCCGATTGAAGGAATCGACGCTGAAATTTCCAATGACGCGGACGAGTTTCCTCTCTGGCAACGCTGGAACGATTACGGCATCGGTCTGTTCTTGAAAGGAAAAGGAGAGCTGCGGCAGGCAGCGGACGCCTTTACCGAAGTTGAAAAACTGAACCGCTGGGACGGTCCAATGAATCTGGCTCGCGTGCTGGAGCGTGAAGGTCGACTCGATGAAGCAGTCGCAGCTTTACAACGAGCTGCTGAATTCAGCGAAGAAGATGCCTACCCACGCTGGACCTGGGCCTGGCTGAGTGGAGTGATTAACCGGCAGCAAGATCGGCTTCCGGAAGCAATCCAAAACCTGCGCAGCGTCCTCACCGATCAAACACCCGAAATGCAAAAACGGGGATTCGACTTCAGCCTGGACTACGAAGTGATCAACTTACTGGGGCAAGCACTCTTTGACCTCGGACGCAAACGTGCTCGTCAGGGACGTGAAGAAGAAGCTGAAAAACTTTGGGAAGAAGCAATCGCTGAATTTGAAAAGACACTCCAGATCGATTCAGAGAATCTCACCGCCCACTACAACCTGCAGCACTTGTACACGGAAATCGGAAACAAAGATCAGGCAGCTCATCACGGTAAGCTGCACGAAATGTTCAAGCCAGACGACAACGCGAAAGGTCGAGCGGTCCGTCTTGCCCGAGAAAAGTATCCCGCAGCCAACCACGCAGCCGAAGCGGTCGTGATTTACGACTTACTCCCGCCCGGTGTCGATCGAGAGCGCAAGAACGCCTCAACGGAAAGCCAAAATGACTGATCTCCGTTATCCTGTTTTTCGAATTGGTCTTCGAAGCCTGCTTCGTGAAAAGCAGCACTTTTGCTCGTGAAGCATTGTTTTTCACGGGCACTTGGGAGAGCAAAGTCCGATTTCAGGATCAGTCTATCTTTCCCTTCATACGGTGCAGTTCCTGAAGGGCTGCCAGCGGAGTCATTTCGTCGAGATTGAGACCTTTGAGTTCGCCAAGGACCGGATGAGGTTCGATGTCGAAGAGCCTGAGTTGCCGGGAGTTCTTCTTGGGGCGTTTCGGAATCGTTGGTTTTCCGTGGTCGTCCTGATGATCCGTTTCCAGAGTTTCCAGAATGACCCCGGCGCGGCTGATCACCTCTCGTGGGACACCTGCCAAACGGGCGACGTGGATTCCGTAGCTTTGATCCGCTGAGCCGGGGACGATTTTGTGCAGGAAGATGACATCTCCATCCTGCTCATGGACGGACACGTTCCAGTTACAAACGTTCTTGAGTGTTTTGGGGAGTTGTGTCAGTTCGTGATAGTGGGTGGCAAACAGCGTGCGGCACTTGGTGTGGTCATGAAGATATTCAGTAATCGCCCAAGCCAGCGAGATTCCATCGTAAGTGCTGGTTCCCCGGCCAATTTCATCGAGAATCACAAGACTACGATTGGTCGCGGTGTTCAGGATACGTGCTGTTTCGGTCATCTCAACCATGAATGTCGACTGACCTTTACCGAGTTCATCACTCGCTCCGACGCGTGCGAAAACTCGATCTGCGATTCCAATCGTGGCGGACGACGCTGGAATGAATGACCCCATCTGAGCGAGGATCGTTAACAACGCGGCCTGACGGATATAGGTACTTTTCCCAGCCATGTTCGGACCGGTAATCATTGCAATTAAATCAGAGGAAGCTTCTGAATCTTCATCAGACGAAGTCCCAAGAATGACGTCGTTTGGAATGAACTCGCCCGAAGGCTGCAACTTGTCGAGCACGGGATGCCGACCATCAATGATGTTCAGACAAGGATCGTCGGAAATCACAGGACGGCAGTACCGATGGTTGAGTGCGACAGTTGCCAAATTTGCCAGCACATCAATTTCAGCAATAATCTCGGCTGTTTGTTGCAAACGTTTACATTCACCTGCCACACGCTCACGCAACGCCTGAAACAGTTCCGCCTCAAGAGCTTTTGACTGGTCTTCTGCACGCAGAACTTTCTCTTCATACTCCTTAAGTTCCGGAGTGATGTATCGTTCCTGATTCTTGAGTGTCTGCTTGCGGATGTAATCATCGGGGACTTTGTCGAAGTGAACAGCCGTCACTTCCAGGTAATACCCGAAGACTTTATTGAAACCGACTTTCAGCGAAGTGATGCCAGTCCGCTCAATTTCTTCAGCTTGATACTTCGCAATCCATTCTTTCCCACCACGGGCTAAATCTCGGAGTTCGTCCAGTTGCGAGTTGAAACCAGCCCGGATCATCCCGCCATCCGACGTGGTGATCGGAAGTTCATCGGCAAGTGATGATTCGATATCCGCCCGCACTTCAGAACACAAATCGAGACGAGCTTCCAGCGTCTTCAGAAGATCAGATGAGCGCTCAGCCATTTTCGCTTTGAGTTTCGGCAACAACGCCAGTGTCCGCCCAAGTGCCCCCAAATCGCGAGGAGAGATCCGCAGCGTCGCAACCCGAGAAGAAAGTCGTTGCAGGTC from Thalassoglobus polymorphus includes the following:
- a CDS encoding multiheme c-type cytochrome, with protein sequence MSKPVVLPDPAKLPKKKIVRTITPRMRKVLVLVFALVALLVANALYLSAITALEWFSGKTYQDYFYQFMFLGHLVLGLILILPFLAFGISHLRLARKRRNRRAVKIGYALFAMSIAVLVSGILLTRAGGFDLKQPIVRSAVYWMHVICPLLAIWLYWLHRLAGPRIKWRIGVGYLGFVGMIVGVMVWGQFQDPRNWFAQGPESGTKYFEPSLARTASGNFIPAEALMNDEYCKRCHADVHAGWEKSVHRFSSFNNPPYLASVHETRQVALARDGNVQAARWCAGCHDPVPFFSGAFDDPNFDMVDHPTAHSGITCTSCHAITNVNSTRGNADYTIEEPQHYPFAYSDNELLQWVNNQLIKAKPSFHKKTFLKPFHKSAEFCSTCHKVHLPYELNHYKAFLRGQNHYDNYLLSGVSGHGARSFYYPPKAEVNCNGCHMPLKPSNDFGAKFFAGAKELSIHDHLFPSANTGIAWLLDHPDTIKAHQEFLHGTMRVDLFGVREDGEIDGKLIAPLSPSVPELQPGKTYLFETVIRTLKLGHLFTQGTADSNEVWLEVTVTSDGKVIGKSGGIDPEKQNEVDPWSHFVNVFMLDKDGNRINRRNPQDIVTPLYNHQIPPGAGQTVHYSFEVPENLSAPLEVEVKLQYRKFDQEYMEIVDKATQKLGLPIRGSQPGEAYVNNLPVTTLAVDRITFPIEGIDAEISNDADEFPLWQRWNDYGIGLFLKGKGELRQAADAFTEVEKLNRWDGPMNLARVLEREGRLDEAVAALQRAAEFSEEDAYPRWTWAWLSGVINRQQDRLPEAIQNLRSVLTDQTPEMQKRGFDFSLDYEVINLLGQALFDLGRKRARQGREEEAEKLWEEAIAEFEKTLQIDSENLTAHYNLQHLYTEIGNKDQAAHHGKLHEMFKPDDNAKGRAVRLAREKYPAANHAAEAVVIYDLLPPGVDRERKNASTESQND
- the mutS gene encoding DNA mismatch repair protein MutS, producing the protein MAKKKKETKLTPMMQRYMEVKAETPGTILLFRMGDFYELFHDDAEVAAKILGLTLTSRDKNSPNPVPMAGFPYHSLEGYLQKLISAGHKVSICDQVEDPKTSKGMVRREVTQIITPGTLTDDALLNPKENNYLAAVCPTKDSIGLSWLELSTGRFQCMELSHSSDELPAQLGSSSPFADEIARIAPAECLLPETAKDQPVFRQLSEMNGTVLTQRPPWTFAANQARENLLNHFETKTLEGFDLGDEDSAGITAAGALLEYVQETQKSSLGHITKLEPYRHGTNLLIDETTRRSLELTRTQRENKRDGSLISILDETATPMGARLLMDWLSNPLTDRQAIERRLDAVEELKENSKLSRDLREQLKDAYDLQRLSSRVATLRISPRDLGALGRTLALLPKLKAKMAERSSDLLKTLEARLDLCSEVRADIESSLADELPITTSDGGMIRAGFNSQLDELRDLARGGKEWIAKYQAEEIERTGITSLKVGFNKVFGYYLEVTAVHFDKVPDDYIRKQTLKNQERYITPELKEYEEKVLRAEDQSKALEAELFQALRERVAGECKRLQQTAEIIAEIDVLANLATVALNHRYCRPVISDDPCLNIIDGRHPVLDKLQPSGEFIPNDVILGTSSDEDSEASSDLIAMITGPNMAGKSTYIRQAALLTILAQMGSFIPASSATIGIADRVFARVGASDELGKGQSTFMVEMTETARILNTATNRSLVILDEIGRGTSTYDGISLAWAITEYLHDHTKCRTLFATHYHELTQLPKTLKNVCNWNVSVHEQDGDVIFLHKIVPGSADQSYGIHVARLAGVPREVISRAGVILETLETDHQDDHGKPTIPKRPKKNSRQLRLFDIEPHPVLGELKGLNLDEMTPLAALQELHRMKGKID